A section of the Sander vitreus isolate 19-12246 chromosome 19, sanVit1, whole genome shotgun sequence genome encodes:
- the LOC144534514 gene encoding diacylglycerol kinase delta isoform X3, translating to MASKLNPNVLYVAEHGESLGSPQADSENTHITGEAGEESSDSDGEQEETSHKLIRKVSTSGQIRAKKSVKEGILLKQTSSFQRWKRRYFKLRGRTLYYAKDCKSLIFDEVDLSDASVAETSTKNINNSFTLITPFRKLMLCAESRKEMEDWIGALKSVQKWETYEASQFNMEHFSGMHNWYACSHARPTFCNVCREALPGVTSHGLSCEVCKFKAHKRCAVRSTNNCKWTTLASIGNDIIEDEEGVFMSHQWLEGNLPVSAKCVVCDKNCGSVRRLQDWRCLWCKAIVHNSCKEQMGKVCPLGQYRVSIIPPTALNSIDSDGFWKATSASCSSPLLVLVNSKSGDNQGVKFLRKFKQLLNPAQVFDLMNGGPELGLRLFQKFVTFRILVCGGDGSVGWVLSELDKLNLHKQCQLGVLPLGTGNDLARVLGWGGLCDDDAQLLQILEKLERATTKMLDRWSVMTYEVPATTKRTPIVKEDDSLDSPLQVHITQYADSVASHLAKILDSDKHSDVISSAKFLCGTVNDFVAEVGKAYERATENKEEADAMAKKCALLNEKLDSLVKALSEEAEAQVVPAGSVPSQESGGSSPVESGGESGSEVKTYRSKEQLMLRANSLKKALRQIIEQAEKVVDEQNQHTQVQRMSSLSSIKRENSEELKDAEPRQGSLSPTSPIVLEKPESLHTVTFSEDTVQCSEKCVMNNYFGIGLDAKISLEFNNKRDEHPKKCSSRTKNMMWYGVLGTKELVQKTYKNLEQRVQLECDGVPMSLPSLQGLAVLNIPSYAGGINFWGGTKEDNNFGAPSFDDKKLEVVAVFGSMQMAMSRVINLQHHRIAQCRQVKITILGEEGVPVQVDGEAWIQPPGIVKIIHKNRAQMLTRDRAFESTLKSWEDKRKFDSYRDSRPRLNSQQSMEYLTEEECAQVQQLGVVADTLINKPHDLLPFLLWINQMVIGKLQMGLDMRWLEQGDLAWILSMVFFETVVPALFRSLTRSCRVVLG from the exons AAAAGTGTGAAGGAGGGAATCCTGTTAAAGCAGACCAGTTCTTTCCAAAGATGGAAGAGGAGATACTTCAAACTCAGAGGCAGGACCCTCTACTATGCCAAGGACTGCAAG TCTTTGATTTTTGATGAAGTGGACCTATCAGACGCCAGTGTGGCCGAGACCAGCACCAAGAACATCAACAACAGCTTCACG cTGATCACGCCATTTCGCAAACTAATGTTATGTGCCGAGAGCAGGAAGGAAATGGAGGACTGGATCGGCGCTCTTAAATCTGTCCAGAAATGGGAAACCTATGAG gccaGCCAGTTCAACATGGAGCATTTCTCTGGGATGCACAACTGGTACGCCTGCTCGCACGCCAGGCCGACCTTCTGCAACGTCTGCAGGGAGGCTCTGCCAGGCGTCACCTCCCACGGTCTGTCCTGTGAAG TTTGTAAGTTCAAGGCTCATAAACGCTGTGCAGTTCGCTCCACCAACAACTGCAAATGGACCACACTGGCGTCAATAGGAAATGACATCATTGAGGATGAGGAAGGG GTGTTTATGTCCCACCAGTGGCTGGAAGGCAATCTGCCGGTCAGTGCCAAATGTGTGGTGTGTGACAAGAACTGTGGCAGCGTGCGGCGGCTGCAGGACTGGCGCTGCCTCTGGTGCAAAGCCATC gtccaCAACAGCTGTAAAGAACAAATGGGTAAGGTGTGTCCCTTGGGTCAATATCGAGTGTCAATCATCCCTCCCACTGCACTTAACAGCATCGACTCAGATG GCTTCTGGAAGGCCACCTCAGCGTCGTGCTCCAGTCCTCTCCTGGTCCTGGTCAACTCCAAAAGCGGAGACAACCAGGGAGTGAAGTTCCTCCGTAAATTCAAGCAGCTCCTCAACCCAGCTCAAGTCTTTGACCTGATGAATGGAGGACCAGAGCTCGG CCTGCGCCTTTTCCAGAAGTTTGTGACATTTCGTATCCTGGTGTGCGGAGGAGATGGCAGCGTGGGCTGGGTGCTCTCAGAGCTGGATAAACTCAACCTCCATAAACAG TGCCAGCTGGGCGTGTTGCCTCTGGGCACGGGTAACGACCTGGCTCGGGTTCTGGGCTGGGGTGGCCTCTGTGACGACGATGCTCAGCTGCTGCAGATcctggagaagctggagagagcCACCACCAAAATGCTGGAccg aTGGAGTGTGATGACGTACGAGGTGCCCGCAACCACTAAACGCACACCGATAGTGAAAGAAGACGACAGTCTTGATTCTCCTCTGCAG gtccACATCACTCAGTATGCAGACTCTGTGGCCTCCCACCTCGCCAAGATCCTGGACTCAGACAAACACAGTGACGTCATTTCCTCTGCCAA GTTTCTGTGTGGGACGGTGAATGATTTTGTGGCGGAGGTGGGGAAGGCGTACGAGAGAGCCACAGAGAACAAGGAGGAGGCAGATGCCATGGCAAAGAAG TGTGCATTGCTGAATGAGAAGCTTGATTCCCTCGTCAAGGCCTTAAGTGAGGAAGCAGAGGCTCAG GTGGTGCCAGCTGGTTCGGTGCCCAGCCAGGAGAGTGGCGGCTCGAGCCCCGTTGAAAGTGGCGGTGAGTCGGGTTCAGAGGTTAAAACATACCGGTCCAAGGAGCAGCTGATGCTCAGGGCCAACAGCCTGAAGAAAGCCCTGAGGCAGATCATCGAACAGGCCGAGAAAG TGGTGGATGAGCAGAACCAACACACGCAGGTCCAGAGAATGTCATCCTTGTCCTCCATCAAAAGAGAAAACAGCGAGGAGCTGAAGGATGCTGAGCCAC GTCAAGGAAGCTTAAGTCCCACCTCCCCCATTGTCCTTGAGAAACCAGAGAGCCTCCACACTGTCACCTTCAGCGAGGACACTGT ACAATGCTCAGAGAAGTGTGTGATGAACAACTACTTCGGCATCGGCCTGGACGCTAAGATTTCCCTCGAGTTCAACAACAAGAGAGATGAACACCCTAAAAAATGCAG CAGTCGCACCAAGAACATGATGTGGTATGGAGTGCTTGGGACGAAAGAGCTGGTCCAGAAGACTTACAAGAACCTTGAGCAGAGGGTTCAACTGGAG tGTGACGGTGTTCCCATGTCTCTGCCGAGTCTGCAGGGCTTGGCTGTACTCAACATCCCCAGCTATGCAGGCGGTATCAACTTCTGGGGAGGCACCAAAGAGGATAAT AACTTTGGCGCTCCGTCATTTGACGATAAGAAGTTGGAGGTGGTGGCGGTGTTTGGCAGCATGCAGATGGCCATGTCCAGAGTCATCAACCTGCAGCACCACCGCAttgcacag TGCCGCCAGGTGAAGATCACCATCCTCGGGGAGGAGGGGGTCCCTGTGCAGGTGGATGGAGAGGCCTGGATCCAGCCGCCGGGCATCGTCAAGATCATCCACAAGAACCGAGCACAGATGCTCACCAGAGACAGG GCGTTTGAGAGCACGCTGAAGTCATGGGAGGACAAGAGGAAGTTTGACAGCTACCGTGACAGCAGACCCCGCCTTAACTCCCAGCAGTCCATGGAGTACCTGACGGAGGAGGAGTGCGCTCAGGTTCAGCAGCTGGGCGTCGTGGCCGACACACTTATCAACAA accacatgaccttctcccattcctcctttGGATCaaccagatggtcattggcaaacttcagatgggcctggacatgcgctggcttgagcagggggaccttgcttGGATTTTATccatggttttctttgagactgtggtcccagctctcttcaggtcattgaccaggtcctgccgtgtagttctgggctga